The [Pseudomonas] carboxydohydrogena genome includes a window with the following:
- a CDS encoding thioredoxin family protein gives MLRISMIAASLVLFGLSAVRAGEVGEDGLHREPWFAVTFKDVGEDIRSAAAEGKRLVIIYEQRGCIYCKEMHEKVLSDPEVRDYLQKNFMVVEYNLFGDEEVTDLDGTKLTEKTAARKWGFIFTPTIVFLPETAPKNTTVRDAAVATMPGAFKKGTFLDLFHWVRDKGYETGESFPNYHIRMSKGRAANAND, from the coding sequence ATGCTGAGAATCTCGATGATTGCCGCCAGCCTGGTTTTATTCGGGCTGAGTGCAGTTCGTGCCGGCGAGGTCGGCGAAGATGGGTTACATCGGGAACCGTGGTTTGCCGTCACATTCAAGGATGTCGGCGAAGACATCAGGTCCGCGGCCGCGGAGGGAAAGCGTCTGGTCATTATCTATGAACAGCGCGGCTGCATCTACTGCAAGGAAATGCACGAAAAGGTGCTGTCCGATCCGGAAGTCCGAGACTACCTCCAGAAGAATTTCATGGTGGTTGAATACAATCTGTTCGGCGATGAGGAAGTGACCGATCTTGACGGCACCAAGCTCACCGAAAAGACGGCTGCCCGGAAATGGGGCTTTATTTTTACGCCGACGATCGTGTTTCTCCCCGAGACCGCTCCCAAGAATACGACCGTCAGAGATGCCGCCGTCGCGACGATGCCGGGCGCTTTCAAGAAAGGGACCTTCCTCGACCTGTTTCACTGGGTGCGAGACAAGGGATACGAAACCGGGGAATCCTTCCCGAACTATCACATCCGCATGTCCAAGGGGCGAGCGGCGAACGCAAATGACTAA
- a CDS encoding cytochrome c biogenesis CcdA family protein, whose protein sequence is MLDISLSSALLAGLLSFISPCVLPIVPPYFAWMAGISFDDLRDTRADRSRLRLAAVAVAFVLGFTTVFVALGATASLIGKTVAQYFDTLSVIAGLIIIVMGLHFLGVFRIEFLYRQLRLNVDRKPAGLVGAYVVGLAFAFGWTPCVGPILAAILLIASSAGSAMHGALLLMAYSLGIGIPFILAAVFMGQFMHLFAKFKTHLDKVEKVAGGLLVLTGILFVTGKMSEISNLLIKMFPAFQTLG, encoded by the coding sequence ATGCTGGACATCTCTTTGAGCAGCGCTTTGCTGGCTGGCCTGCTCTCATTTATTTCGCCCTGTGTTTTGCCGATCGTTCCTCCTTATTTCGCCTGGATGGCGGGCATTAGTTTTGACGATCTACGCGATACGAGAGCCGATCGCTCGCGGTTGCGTCTGGCTGCGGTCGCGGTTGCATTTGTTCTTGGCTTTACGACGGTCTTCGTCGCGCTGGGCGCGACGGCGAGCCTTATCGGAAAGACCGTCGCTCAATATTTCGACACCCTGTCCGTCATCGCCGGCCTGATCATCATTGTGATGGGGCTACATTTTCTGGGCGTCTTTCGTATCGAGTTTCTCTATCGACAGCTTCGCCTGAACGTCGACCGCAAGCCCGCCGGTTTAGTCGGCGCCTATGTTGTTGGCCTGGCTTTCGCCTTCGGCTGGACGCCCTGCGTCGGACCGATACTGGCAGCCATTCTTCTCATCGCAAGCAGCGCGGGCTCCGCGATGCACGGCGCTCTTCTTCTCATGGCGTATTCCCTCGGGATCGGCATCCCCTTTATTCTCGCTGCCGTCTTCATGGGACAGTTCATGCATCTATTCGCCAAATTCAAAACCCATCTCGATAAGGTCGAGAAAGTTGCCGGTGGCCTCCTCGTCCTGACCGGCATACTTTTCGTGACAGGAAAGATGTCCGAGATTTCAAACTTGCTGATAAAGATGTTTCCAGCGTTCCAAACTCTTGGATAG
- a CDS encoding DUF6522 family protein, which produces MVKCPRENSPATTRQGAVDISDDTFMVDAALIGELLGLSASRVPLLMRQGEITSVCERGFEEHAGEFRLSFFYSNRRARLSTDLEGRILRKSIVAFADRPLSGTPAT; this is translated from the coding sequence ATGGTCAAATGTCCCAGGGAGAACAGCCCGGCAACTACCCGCCAGGGCGCGGTCGATATCAGCGACGATACATTCATGGTGGATGCAGCGCTGATCGGCGAACTGCTGGGTCTTTCCGCCTCACGCGTGCCGCTCCTGATGCGTCAGGGAGAAATCACCAGCGTCTGCGAGCGCGGGTTCGAAGAACACGCGGGAGAATTCCGCCTCAGCTTCTTTTACAGCAATCGCCGCGCGCGCCTGAGCACGGATCTGGAAGGCCGCATATTGCGCAAATCGATCGTCGCCTTCGCCGACCGCCCGCTGTCAGGGACGCCAGCCACCTAA
- a CDS encoding DUF2249 domain-containing protein, with protein MTEPRTDERVIDVLDIEPQHRHAILFRLFEHLTPDQSLQLVVDHDPRRLRMQLEASHGSRCGWSYLEQGPDRWRVRLRLLAHEGARQDGRPEC; from the coding sequence ATGACCGAACCGCGCACTGACGAGCGGGTGATCGACGTTCTCGACATCGAGCCTCAACACCGCCACGCGATCCTGTTTCGCCTGTTCGAACACCTGACGCCGGATCAATCGTTGCAGCTTGTCGTCGATCACGACCCAAGGCGGCTCCGCATGCAACTGGAGGCGTCTCATGGCTCGCGATGCGGCTGGTCCTATCTGGAGCAAGGTCCCGATCGCTGGCGGGTCCGCCTGCGTCTGCTTGCGCACGAAGGTGCGCGTCAGGATGGGAGGCCGGAATGTTAA
- a CDS encoding universal stress protein: MSYKSIGASMALGTSNRACLTIAAELAERFHARVIGMAATTLPAPLYYTDGSYGAEFLEREGAGLRQSLVHAEAEFHHALDGRIKTAEWRDSLTIAKDFIPAQARSVDIVVTAAQGEGDSDPYAMASPSDLVMGAGRPVLIVPPSATWLDLRRILVAWKDTRESRRAVADALPLLQKAEEVTVAEVCDALSEPAASERANDVAAWLARHGVAASAITKEDTNTPENLETIASDMGAGVIVAGAYGHSRLRQWVLGGVTQHFITRPSRCVLLSR; encoded by the coding sequence GTGAGCTACAAATCGATTGGCGCGAGCATGGCGCTCGGCACCTCGAACAGGGCGTGTCTGACGATCGCGGCCGAACTCGCGGAGCGTTTCCATGCGCGCGTGATCGGGATGGCGGCAACGACATTGCCCGCGCCACTCTATTATACCGATGGTTCGTATGGAGCCGAATTTCTGGAACGCGAGGGGGCGGGCCTTCGCCAGAGCCTTGTGCATGCGGAAGCGGAATTCCACCACGCATTGGATGGGCGCATCAAAACTGCCGAGTGGCGCGATAGCCTGACCATCGCCAAGGATTTCATTCCGGCGCAAGCCCGTAGTGTCGATATCGTTGTCACCGCCGCACAGGGGGAGGGCGACAGCGATCCTTACGCCATGGCCAGCCCATCCGATCTGGTGATGGGGGCCGGACGCCCGGTCCTGATCGTGCCGCCGTCGGCGACATGGCTGGATTTGCGCCGGATTCTCGTGGCGTGGAAAGACACCCGGGAATCGCGCCGCGCGGTTGCCGACGCGCTGCCGCTCCTTCAAAAGGCGGAAGAAGTCACCGTCGCGGAAGTCTGCGATGCGCTCAGCGAACCGGCGGCGAGCGAGCGGGCCAATGATGTGGCGGCATGGCTGGCCCGGCATGGCGTGGCTGCCTCGGCGATCACGAAGGAAGACACCAATACGCCGGAGAACCTGGAGACCATCGCATCCGATATGGGTGCGGGTGTGATCGTTGCCGGCGCCTACGGCCACTCACGGTTGCGGCAGTGGGTCCTTGGCGGGGTGACGCAGCATTTCATCACCCGCCCGTCGCGATGTGTACTTTTGTCGCGCTGA
- a CDS encoding DUF2249 domain-containing protein, whose product MSDATNTSNVNKVDVRSLIPAQRHAKIFELVNKLTPGGSFILVNDHDPKPLYYQLEAEYPKQFSWTYVERGPEVWQVEIGKLAKAA is encoded by the coding sequence ATGTCCGATGCCACCAACACTTCGAACGTCAACAAGGTCGATGTGCGCAGCCTGATCCCGGCGCAGCGCCACGCGAAAATCTTCGAACTCGTAAACAAGCTGACGCCCGGCGGAAGTTTCATCCTGGTCAACGATCACGATCCGAAGCCGCTGTACTATCAGCTCGAGGCTGAATATCCGAAGCAGTTCTCCTGGACCTATGTCGAGCGTGGACCGGAGGTCTGGCAGGTGGAGATCGGCAAGCTCGCAAAGGCTGCCTGA